The following coding sequences lie in one Jonesia denitrificans DSM 20603 genomic window:
- a CDS encoding ABC transporter permease: protein MMMLFTKKLRRDLAEHWTQFVAVAVMAALSVLIFSGLEGGWRGIDTHRDKFAHDNGLPTLWVGVRDLTDEDVARIDHQVGVIHTQLVTSTMVEHDDSDLLLSSWEPGSRINVPQVTAGHPIDDASGVWLDDAYADTHGVTPGDTLTVTTPAGGMDITVQGLIIQPDKMAYTGRGFVAPDRQAHGYGVASADILTELTGHGAVEHSLTLVAEPQRQHAVEQHIREALGDRLISLTDRDHHPHVATVFERANQIRSLSILFSSLFVLVALLSIFTSVRRLTDIQRTEVATLRALGHSHTVISVYYTVVGIVAVAVGCGVGVALAPVLSRYVLTTQQGSFSLPTWEPTWSWVSALVPVALLGACVVASWTATLPMRTMTPAEGMRPSIGRARRAPLERWPRVWEQLTYGDRWAIRDAMTNPVRVLMGIVAAMGAMMLLFAGFGMPDTLTNQVRLTYDEQYQYSALVGVAPQATETTRRFVEATSGTGQWMAQQAVTLSPDATPDTLTVLDDGTLFQVHTEQGEAITLDDAVVITEHAASRHDVTAGDDLTLTFLNGDSTTVTITHVVPLSEPQGVIMSDTTWRTLGHTFTPTTYLTQHTPPGELQENSAVTSVITIAEQRANAHTLINSLTSVFTLMKLFAVGLTMVVLYNLGALSFTERIRDYATLRVLGFHHSELRSFASRENVFTTLSGWLLGIPAGWWFLNRYVGLFTTDRAAYQPSLSMLSFTLASAMTIMFALTATLLLTRRISGIDMTSALKGVE from the coding sequence ATGATGATGCTGTTCACCAAAAAACTGCGCCGTGATCTTGCGGAACACTGGACCCAGTTTGTTGCAGTCGCGGTGATGGCGGCGCTCAGTGTCCTCATCTTTTCAGGGTTAGAAGGTGGGTGGCGGGGTATTGACACCCACCGCGACAAGTTCGCACACGATAATGGGCTACCCACCTTGTGGGTGGGAGTACGTGACCTCACGGATGAGGATGTGGCGCGCATCGACCATCAGGTGGGGGTGATCCACACCCAACTCGTCACCTCCACCATGGTGGAACATGATGATTCGGACCTTCTTTTGTCGAGTTGGGAGCCAGGCTCGCGCATCAACGTACCGCAGGTCACCGCCGGACACCCCATTGATGATGCGAGTGGTGTATGGCTTGATGACGCCTACGCTGACACTCACGGGGTGACCCCTGGCGACACGCTCACTGTGACAACTCCTGCTGGCGGCATGGACATCACTGTCCAAGGACTCATCATCCAACCGGACAAAATGGCATATACCGGCCGCGGGTTTGTGGCTCCTGACCGTCAAGCACACGGATACGGTGTGGCCAGCGCAGATATTCTCACTGAGCTCACTGGCCACGGCGCTGTGGAACACTCACTGACTTTGGTGGCGGAACCCCAGCGTCAACACGCCGTGGAACAACATATCCGCGAGGCCCTGGGCGACCGCTTGATTTCCCTCACAGACCGCGACCATCACCCCCACGTGGCGACCGTTTTCGAACGAGCCAACCAAATCCGAAGCCTGTCCATCCTGTTTTCCTCGCTGTTTGTCCTTGTGGCGTTACTGTCGATCTTCACGTCCGTGCGCCGCCTCACCGACATTCAACGCACAGAAGTCGCCACCCTCCGAGCCTTAGGGCACTCTCACACGGTGATCAGTGTGTACTACACCGTGGTAGGCATAGTCGCTGTTGCTGTGGGGTGCGGGGTCGGCGTCGCACTAGCGCCCGTGCTGTCGCGCTATGTCCTGACAACCCAGCAGGGAAGCTTCTCACTACCCACGTGGGAACCAACCTGGTCATGGGTGAGCGCGCTTGTGCCCGTTGCGCTGCTCGGGGCGTGCGTGGTGGCGTCCTGGACCGCCACATTGCCGATGCGCACCATGACACCCGCTGAAGGGATGCGCCCCAGCATTGGTCGGGCACGCCGTGCACCCCTGGAACGGTGGCCGCGAGTGTGGGAACAATTAACCTACGGTGACCGGTGGGCGATCCGTGACGCAATGACCAACCCGGTACGGGTTCTCATGGGGATAGTCGCCGCGATGGGCGCCATGATGCTGCTCTTTGCGGGGTTTGGGATGCCTGACACGTTAACCAACCAGGTGCGACTGACCTACGACGAGCAATACCAGTACTCTGCACTGGTGGGCGTAGCTCCACAGGCCACAGAAACAACCCGTCGCTTCGTCGAAGCGACGAGTGGCACCGGGCAATGGATGGCCCAACAAGCAGTCACACTCTCCCCGGACGCGACACCAGACACACTCACCGTGCTCGATGACGGAACCCTCTTCCAGGTCCACACTGAGCAAGGTGAAGCCATCACCCTTGATGATGCAGTAGTCATCACCGAACACGCAGCTTCACGCCACGATGTCACAGCAGGCGACGATCTCACCCTCACGTTCCTGAACGGGGACAGCACCACCGTGACCATCACCCATGTGGTGCCCTTGTCAGAACCGCAAGGGGTCATCATGTCTGACACAACGTGGCGCACACTTGGTCACACTTTCACCCCCACAACCTACCTCACACAACACACGCCACCCGGTGAACTTCAGGAGAATTCGGCTGTCACATCGGTGATCACCATCGCGGAACAACGCGCGAACGCACACACCCTCATCAACTCACTCACCAGCGTGTTCACCCTCATGAAACTGTTCGCTGTGGGGCTGACCATGGTGGTGCTCTACAACCTCGGGGCACTAAGCTTCACTGAACGTATCCGCGACTACGCCACACTGCGAGTGCTCGGTTTCCACCACAGCGAACTACGCTCATTTGCCAGCCGTGAAAACGTGTTCACCACCCTCAGCGGCTGGCTCCTTGGCATCCCAGCAGGTTGGTGGTTCCTCAACCGCTATGTTGGGCTTTTCACTACTGACCGCGCCGCCTACCAACCGTCCCTCAGCATGCTGAGCTTCACCCTCGCATCCGCAATGACGATCATGTTTGCGCTCACCGCCACACTGCTGCTCACTCGGCGAATCTCCGGTATTGACATGACTAGCGCGCTTAAAGGGGTGGAGTGA
- a CDS encoding ScbR family autoregulator-binding transcription factor yields MSTREEQKHRTRTTILRIAAEEFDERGYAAVSLNDIAARLHVTKGTVYFHFPSKSALALAVVDTYVARWSALQQEMTRLHLTGLSALVWLSHQVAVGYRDDPGVRAPLRLMRESAVIDGDLPTPFVPWIKTVAQHVVEAQQQGHVRDDVDANIIAWQVVASFFGAQELSHQLSSRGDLTDRVTTMWQLFLPGIMAPGVALPDLTPPL; encoded by the coding sequence GTGTCGACGCGCGAAGAACAAAAACACCGCACGCGTACCACGATCCTGCGGATCGCCGCCGAAGAGTTCGACGAACGCGGATACGCCGCCGTGTCCCTCAACGACATTGCCGCGCGCCTCCACGTCACCAAAGGCACCGTCTACTTCCACTTCCCATCAAAATCGGCGCTTGCGCTCGCAGTGGTGGACACGTATGTCGCTCGGTGGTCAGCGCTCCAGCAAGAGATGACCCGCCTGCACCTCACTGGGCTTAGCGCGTTGGTGTGGTTGTCGCACCAGGTGGCGGTGGGGTATCGCGATGATCCTGGGGTGCGTGCCCCATTACGGTTGATGCGGGAATCTGCTGTTATTGACGGGGATCTACCGACACCGTTTGTGCCGTGGATTAAGACGGTCGCTCAGCACGTGGTGGAAGCTCAACAGCAAGGTCACGTCCGGGACGACGTGGACGCGAACATCATTGCGTGGCAGGTTGTCGCCAGTTTCTTTGGGGCACAGGAACTGTCCCATCAGTTGTCGTCCCGTGGGGATCTCACGGACCGGGTCACCACCATGTGGCAACTTTTCCTCCCGGGGATAATGGCGCCCGGCGTTGCGCTTCCGGACCTCACTCCACCCCTTTAA
- a CDS encoding LysR family transcriptional regulator — MDRAHRLLPDLPVLAAFAETGQVTATADVLRMPQPQVSRSLARMEGIVGVALRERDGRHVRPSRAARELGAAAAKALDQVGAALTAVTQDVSGDVSIVFQHSLGESFIPRLVRSLTAAYPSVTFTLIQGSRPECLAALDAGRADVGFVAIPPDPVTYSHTHIATEELVLAVSRTHPLASHTTVTSGDLNGESLILLRHGMGLRTTIDTLLASWGVHATVAFEGQEITTLVGLVGAGLGITIVPRRTYPDDVTLIPFRHDDATRPLVMVTARHRAATRASQLLTDHVHTTMTPPIRL; from the coding sequence GTGGATCGTGCACACCGACTTTTACCGGACCTTCCTGTTCTTGCAGCGTTTGCTGAGACTGGCCAGGTGACTGCGACTGCTGATGTGTTGCGGATGCCGCAACCTCAGGTGTCGCGTTCTCTTGCCCGCATGGAAGGCATTGTGGGTGTCGCGTTGCGTGAGCGTGATGGCAGGCATGTGCGTCCGTCGCGGGCGGCACGCGAACTCGGTGCAGCGGCAGCGAAGGCACTGGACCAGGTTGGGGCTGCACTTACGGCCGTCACACAGGATGTCAGCGGTGATGTGTCTATTGTCTTTCAACATTCGTTGGGTGAGTCGTTCATTCCTCGTCTTGTGAGGTCGCTGACGGCAGCGTACCCATCGGTGACGTTCACGTTGATCCAGGGGTCACGGCCCGAATGTTTGGCTGCTCTCGATGCTGGGCGTGCGGATGTTGGTTTTGTGGCGATCCCACCGGATCCGGTCACGTATTCGCACACGCACATCGCTACTGAGGAACTTGTTCTTGCGGTTTCTCGCACCCACCCGCTGGCCAGTCACACCACGGTGACCAGCGGTGACCTGAACGGTGAGTCGCTGATCCTCTTGCGTCACGGTATGGGATTGCGCACCACGATTGACACGCTTCTTGCGTCGTGGGGCGTCCACGCGACCGTCGCGTTTGAGGGGCAAGAAATCACCACTCTTGTGGGGTTGGTTGGTGCTGGGCTGGGCATCACCATTGTCCCGCGACGCACCTACCCTGACGATGTCACCCTTATCCCATTCCGCCACGATGACGCCACCCGACCCCTGGTCATGGTTACCGCCCGCCACCGGGCGGCCACCCGCGCATCGCAGCTCCTCACCGACCACGTCCACACCACAATGACCCCACCAATCCGCCTCTAA
- a CDS encoding MFS transporter produces the protein MTTPTQPHTRIDNPPPRTHHTTPDTHPTSADRHLLTALFTAGLVTFAQIYAPQAALPHIAHDLHIPPGHTATIISAGTLGFAAGVIPWVHTHTRLGWRRSLTTALITGTTLNTLSILAPTLTVLLITRFTAGIALAAIPALALARTHNHLTAQNATQGAGVFVAGNAIGGVLGRLLTGVLAIHTTWQIGMLAVTLLSAAGTLVFLRHAPADDTTPNSSRTEHATLGSSRTAHTPPGSSRVPRSHATHPWVTALRSRAVRRLCTQGFLIMGVFVTVYSFVGFRLTQSPLHVSPTLVVWAFGLFALGGPVSLAASHRAARQGRVLVVAGASVLTACGLALTLIPHVAAVLTGLTLLTVGFFAGQSILTGWVQAAVPDARHHAAALYTIAYYAGGATIGWVAGILYTHEGWVGVIVVTALCTVTGFLLSLTMRHH, from the coding sequence ATGACCACACCCACCCAACCCCACACCCGCATCGACAATCCACCACCCCGCACGCACCACACCACCCCCGATACCCACCCAACCAGTGCCGACCGTCACCTCCTCACCGCACTCTTCACCGCCGGACTCGTCACCTTCGCGCAAATCTACGCACCCCAAGCAGCGCTCCCACACATCGCCCACGACCTCCACATCCCCCCAGGCCACACCGCAACCATCATCTCCGCAGGAACCCTCGGCTTCGCCGCCGGCGTCATCCCCTGGGTCCACACCCACACCCGCCTCGGCTGGCGACGCTCCCTCACCACCGCCCTCATCACCGGCACCACACTCAACACCCTCAGCATCCTCGCCCCCACCCTCACCGTGCTCCTCATCACCCGATTTACCGCAGGCATCGCGCTCGCAGCGATCCCCGCGCTCGCGCTCGCACGAACCCACAACCACCTGACAGCCCAGAACGCCACCCAAGGAGCGGGGGTATTCGTTGCCGGAAATGCCATCGGCGGGGTCCTCGGGCGACTCCTCACCGGAGTCCTCGCGATCCACACAACATGGCAAATCGGAATGCTCGCAGTGACCCTACTCAGCGCCGCCGGAACCCTCGTGTTCCTCCGCCACGCGCCCGCCGACGACACCACGCCCAACAGTTCCCGCACCGAGCATGCGACGCTCGGCAGCTCCCGCACCGCGCACACACCGCCCGGCAGCTCCCGCGTCCCCCGTTCTCACGCCACCCACCCTTGGGTTACCGCCCTACGCTCCCGGGCTGTTCGCAGGCTGTGCACCCAAGGGTTCCTCATCATGGGTGTCTTCGTCACCGTGTACAGCTTTGTCGGGTTCAGGCTGACCCAGTCACCGTTGCATGTCTCACCGACGCTTGTTGTCTGGGCCTTTGGGTTGTTTGCGCTCGGCGGGCCCGTGTCCCTTGCAGCGTCCCACCGCGCCGCCAGGCAGGGCCGGGTGCTGGTTGTTGCAGGCGCATCGGTACTCACAGCCTGCGGATTAGCCCTCACCCTCATCCCACACGTTGCGGCAGTTCTCACCGGATTGACCTTGCTCACAGTGGGCTTTTTTGCCGGTCAAAGCATCCTCACGGGGTGGGTCCAGGCCGCCGTGCCTGACGCTCGGCATCACGCGGCTGCGCTCTATACGATCGCCTACTATGCGGGCGGCGCCACGATTGGTTGGGTCGCGGGGATCCTCTACACGCACGAGGGGTGGGTAGGCGTCATTGTGGTCACTGCACTGTGCACGGTGACTGGGTTCCTCCTCAGCCTCACGATGCGCCACCACTAA
- a CDS encoding NAD(P)-dependent alcohol dehydrogenase, with product MSTIPAYVAHSATDPLTPGTIERRNVGPHDVRIDIQWAGICHSDIHTVRGDWGPQPYPLTVGHEIAGVVVDVGGSVTRHKVGDRVGVGCMVNSCGSCVNCEAGDEQYCVKGMVGTYGATDVDGTITQGGYATEIVVTEKFVLSIPDAIPFEKAAPLLCAGITTYSPLRHWGAGPGKQVAVVGLGGLGHMAVKFAVAMGAEVTVISRTLSKKADGLRLGASHYDQTSDPDMFSRLAGSFDLIINTVSAPFDVDAFLGLLAVNGALVNVGAPAEPLSVRAGNLIGGRRTFAGSMIGGIAQTQEMLDYCAEQGIAPEVEVVSADQINDAWDRVLTSDVRYRFVIDTSTLVS from the coding sequence ATGTCAACCATTCCTGCATACGTTGCCCACTCCGCAACGGATCCGCTGACCCCAGGCACAATCGAACGGCGCAATGTCGGGCCGCACGATGTGCGCATCGACATTCAGTGGGCGGGTATTTGCCACTCAGATATTCACACGGTGCGAGGAGACTGGGGGCCGCAGCCCTACCCCTTAACTGTTGGCCACGAAATCGCTGGCGTCGTTGTCGACGTGGGTGGGTCGGTGACTCGGCACAAGGTTGGTGACCGGGTTGGTGTGGGATGCATGGTCAACTCCTGTGGGTCGTGCGTCAATTGTGAGGCGGGCGACGAACAATACTGTGTCAAGGGAATGGTGGGCACCTACGGCGCTACCGACGTCGATGGCACGATCACTCAAGGTGGGTACGCCACCGAAATTGTTGTGACAGAGAAATTTGTGTTGTCTATCCCAGATGCGATCCCGTTTGAGAAAGCAGCACCGTTGCTGTGCGCGGGCATCACCACCTACTCTCCCCTGCGGCACTGGGGCGCTGGCCCAGGGAAACAGGTGGCAGTTGTGGGCCTGGGCGGGTTGGGGCATATGGCCGTGAAGTTTGCTGTGGCGATGGGAGCTGAGGTCACCGTCATTTCCCGCACGTTGTCAAAGAAAGCTGATGGCCTGCGTCTCGGCGCATCGCATTACGACCAAACAAGTGACCCCGACATGTTCTCTCGGCTCGCTGGGTCCTTTGACCTCATCATCAACACGGTGAGTGCGCCATTCGATGTCGATGCTTTCCTTGGCTTGCTGGCGGTCAACGGCGCCCTTGTGAACGTGGGCGCACCTGCGGAACCGTTGTCTGTGCGCGCTGGGAACCTTATTGGTGGCCGCCGCACGTTCGCTGGTTCCATGATTGGTGGTATCGCGCAAACCCAAGAAATGTTGGACTACTGCGCGGAACAGGGCATTGCCCCTGAGGTTGAAGTGGTGTCCGCTGACCAGATTAACGATGCGTGGGATCGGGTTCTCACCTCGGACGTCCGCTACCGCTTCGTGATCGACACCTCCACCCTGGTGAGCTGA
- a CDS encoding ABC transporter ATP-binding protein — protein MTTGDAVVLSGVSQTFRTADGVVTAVDDVSLRVGHGEIVAFLGPNGAGKTTTIDMVLGLTVPSAGHVEVLGVSPRAAVRSGRVSALLQTGGLLHDLTVGETVRVIAGLHGLPASRVSDVMRRAGLEQVAVRKVSKCSGGEQQRVKFALALLPDPDVLILDEPTAGMDVSARRAFWATMQKEAAQGRTVIFATHYLQEAEDFSQRTVLLAHGRIIADGPTKQIRSMVGGRTVSAVVPDDALVAEVGGLPGVSVVEVREGRVVVVTSQSDEVALWLLSRGARDMEITAPSLESAFVELTGRDQA, from the coding sequence ATGACAACGGGCGATGCGGTGGTGTTGAGTGGGGTTTCGCAGACTTTTCGAACCGCTGATGGTGTGGTGACGGCGGTTGATGATGTGTCGTTGCGGGTGGGGCATGGCGAGATTGTGGCGTTTCTTGGGCCGAATGGGGCGGGGAAGACGACCACTATTGACATGGTGTTGGGGTTGACGGTTCCTTCTGCTGGGCATGTTGAGGTGTTGGGTGTGTCTCCGCGTGCTGCGGTGCGTTCTGGCCGGGTGTCTGCGTTGCTGCAGACTGGCGGGTTGTTGCATGACTTGACGGTGGGGGAGACGGTCCGGGTGATCGCCGGGTTGCATGGGTTACCGGCTTCTCGTGTGAGTGATGTGATGCGCCGTGCTGGGTTGGAGCAGGTTGCGGTGCGGAAGGTGTCGAAGTGTTCGGGTGGGGAGCAGCAGCGTGTGAAGTTTGCGTTGGCGTTGTTGCCGGACCCCGATGTGTTGATTTTGGATGAGCCGACTGCGGGGATGGATGTGTCGGCTCGGCGTGCGTTTTGGGCGACGATGCAGAAGGAAGCTGCGCAGGGGCGCACAGTGATTTTTGCGACTCATTATTTGCAGGAGGCGGAGGATTTTTCGCAGCGGACGGTCCTTCTTGCGCATGGGCGCATCATTGCTGATGGTCCAACGAAGCAGATCCGGTCGATGGTGGGCGGTCGAACGGTGAGTGCGGTGGTGCCTGACGATGCGCTGGTTGCCGAGGTGGGTGGGTTGCCTGGTGTGTCGGTGGTGGAGGTGCGTGAGGGGCGGGTTGTGGTGGTGACTTCGCAGTCGGATGAGGTGGCGTTGTGGTTGTTGTCGCGTGGTGCGCGGGACATGGAGATCACGGCTCCGAGTTTGGAATCGGCTTTTGTTGAGTTGACGGGACGTGATCAGGCGTGA